The Oecophyllibacter saccharovorans sequence GGTCAGGTAACCGGAGTTGGCGGTCTTAAGCGCCGTATCGGCCAGGCCCTTGCGCGCGCCATGGCTGGAGGTGAAGTAATCGAGAACCGACAGGCCTTCCTTGAAGTTGGCGATGATCGGCTGCTCGATGATCTCACCCGAAGGCTTCACCATCAGGCCACGCATGCCGGCCAGCTGCTTCATCTGAGCGGCTGAACCACGCGCACCGGAATGGCTCATCATCCAGACGGAATTGGTGGGCTTGCCCGGCACCTGGCGGGAAAGTTCCTTGAGCATCGCGGCCTGCACATCATCGGTGCAGCGCGACCAGGCATCGACAACCTTGTTGTAACGCTCGCCAGCCGTGATAAGACCTTCCTGGTACTGCTGCTCGAATTCCTTGACCTCAGCAGCCGTGCGCTCCACAAGGCCCGCCTTTTCAGGCGGCACAACCATGTCGTCCTTGCCGAAGGAAATACCGGCGCGCGCCGCATGCTTGAACCCCAAAGCCATCAGCTGGTCGCAGAAGATAACCGCTTCCTTCTGGCCGCAATGACGGTAGACAGCGTCAATCACGTCAGAAACGTTCTTCTTGGTCAGCTGCTTGTTGATCAGGCTGAACGGAATGGCCGCATTCTTCGGCAGCACCTGGGAGATAAGGGCACGCCCCGGTGTGGTGACAACGGTCTCACGCACCATCTTTCCGTCCGGCCCCATCAGATCCATGCGCAGACGGATCTTGTCATGCAGATGCAGGCTTCCCGAAGCCATAGCCGCTTCGATCTCCGCCACGCCCGTATAGGCCTTGGGACCCGCTATCACGACCTTGCCATCCTCGATGACAGGCTTGTCGGGTGTCTGGGCGTATTCAGGCGTTTCAAGGCTCAGATAATAGAGCCCCAGAACGATATCCTGCGACGGCACGATGATGGGCTTGCCATTGGCCGGGCTGAGGATGTTGTTGGTGGACATCATCAGCACGCGCGCTTCCAGCTGCGCCTCAAGCGACAGGGGAACGTGCACGGCCATCTGGTCACCGTCAAAATCGGCATTGAAGGCTGTGCAGACCAGGGGATGAAGCTGGATGGCCTTGCCTTCGATCAGGATGGGCTCGAAGGCCTGGATACCCAACCGGTGCAGGGTCGGCGCACGGTTCAGCATCACCGGGTGCTCGCGGATCACCTCTTCGAGAATATCCCAGACTTCCGGACGTTCCTTCTCCACCATCCGCTTGGCGGCCTTGATGGTGGTGGCATGGCCGTATTTTTCAAGCTTCGAGTAGATGAAGGGCTTGAAGAGCTCCAGGGCCATCTTCTTGGGCAGGCCGCACTGATGCAGCTTCAGCTCCGGCCCCACAACGATCACCGAACGCCCGGAATAATCAACGCGCTTGCCGAGCAGGTTCTGACGGAAACGGCCCTGTTTGCCTTTGAGCATGTCGGACAGGGACTTCAGGGGACGCTTGTTGGCACCGGTGATGGCACGGCCACGGCGACCGTTGTCAAACAGCGCATCAACTGATTCCTGCAGCATGCGCTTTTCATTGCGCACGATGATGTCAGGTGCACGCAGTTCCATCAGGCGCTTCAGACGGTTGTTACGGTTGATGACACGACGATAGAGATCATTCAGATCGGAAGTCGCGAAACGCCCACCATCCAGCGGCACGAGCGGACGCAGTTCCGGCGGAATGACCGGAATGATGTCCATGATCATCCATTCCGGGCGCGCGCCGCTTTCCACAAACGCTTCGACCATCTTCAGACGCTTGACGAGCTTTTTGCGGGCTGCTTCCGAGGTGGCCTTGCGCAGCTTTTTGCGCATGATGGTCTTCTCGGAATCACCCTCCATGATCTCGGTATCGTAATCAAAGGGATCAGGTTCGCCGCGTTCCCGCGCCGCCTTGCTCAGCTCGTTTTCCTGGGCATTGGGAATACCCCAGTTATAGCTGGCAAGCGCCTTCTTGATCGCCTCTGCACCGATCCCGATTTCGATCCCTGCATCCGGATAGGTGTCCAGGAGCTCTTCAGCACGGATCTCGTCAAGCAGGTACTGATCGCGCCGCTTGCCGTGCTTGTAGGATTCGATTTCGTCGCTTTCGCAGACGCCCTTGTCGAGCACCAGGAACTTCTCGAAATAAAGAACCGGCTCCACGTCTTTCAGCGGCAGGTCCAGCATCGTGGCGATACGGCTGGGCAGGGACTTCAGGAACCAGATATGTGCCACCGGCGAGGCTAGGTCGATGTGACCCATGCGCTCACGGCGCACCTTGGCCAACGTCACTTCCACACCGCATTTCTCGCAGACGATGCCGCGGAATTTCATGCGCTTGTACTTGCCGCACAGGCATTCGTAATCCTTGGTCGGCCCGAAAATGCGCGCGCAGAACAGCCCGTCACGTTCGGGCTTGAAGGTCCGGTAATTGATGGTTTCCGGTTTCTTGATCTCGCCGAAGGACCAGGAACGGATCTGTTCACTGGAGGCAAGCTGAATACGGATCTGGTCAAAGGCGCCAGTCTGTCCAGACTGGCCCAGAATTTTCATGAGTTCGTTCATATGCCCAAACCCTCCTCGCCGGTCGGCACACAGGCCGCCGGCGTCTTATAAGTCATCATTCAAACAATATAGGCAGCCGGGTCGCCGATTACGACCCGGACTGCTCGAGTTCCACGTTCAGGCCGAGCGATTTCAGCTCCTTGACGAGCACGTTGAAGCTCTCGGGGATACCCGCTTCAAAGTCATCCTGCTCACGCACGATCGCTTCATAGACTTTCGTACGTCCGGACACGTCATCGGATTTGACCGTCAGCATTTCCTGCAGGGTGTAAGCCGCACCATAGGCTTCGAGGGCCCACACTTCCATTTCACCGAAGCGCTGCCCACCGAACTGCGCCTTGCCGCCCAGAGGCTGCTGAGTCACGAGCGAATAGGGCCCGATCGAACGCGCATGGATCTTGTCATCCACGAGATGGTGAAGCTTCAGCATGTAGATGTAGCCCACCGTCGTCTGGCGCTCGAACTTTTCTCCCGTCCGACCGTCGATCAGCTGCGACTGGCCCGAGCGATCCACCCCGGCGCGCGCCAGCATCTCCTCGATGTCGGGAATGGAAGCACCATCGAACACGGGCGTGGCGATCGGCACACCTTTGCGCAGGTTGTTGGCCAGTTCCACCAGCTGGTCATTGGAAAGCGTGGCAATGTCTTCCTTGAAGACGCGCTCGCCATACACTTCCTTCAACCGGTCCAGGAGCTCCTGGCGCTTTTCACCCGTGCGCTGATACTCATCCACCAGCTCGGCGATGCTCTGGCCGATATTGGCACAGGCCCAGCCCAGATGGGTTTCAAGGATCTGTCCCACATTCATGCGCGACGGCACGCCGAGCGGATTGAGCACGATATCGACAGCCTGGCCGTTTTCAAGGAAAGGCATGTCCTCCACCGGCACCACACGCGAGACAACACCCTTGTTGCCGTGACGGCCCGCCATCTTGTCCCCTGGCTGCAGCTTGCGCTTCACCGCGACGAAGACCTTGACCATCTTCATCACGCCCGGGGGCAGCTCGTCACCGCGCTGCAGCTTTTCAACCTTGTTGTCGAAACGGGCATTGATGCGCTTGAGCGCTTCATCGAACTCCCGCGTCAGCGTTTCCACCTCGGCATTGACGGAGGGTTCCGTTACCGAGATATGCCGCCACGTGCCACGCGGCTGCTCAGCCAGTAGCTCCGGCGTCACCTCGGTCCCGGCCTTGATACCCTTTACCCCTGCTGCAACGACCTGACCGAGCAGGCGCTCCTTGAGGCGGTTGTAGAAGCTGCGCTCCTGAATGGCGCGTTCGTCATCGCGATCCTTGGCCAGGTGAGCGATCTCAGCACGCTCAATGGCCATGGCGCGCTCATCCTTGTCCACGCCACGGCGGGAGAACACCCGCACGTCCACCACTGTCCCGGTCGTGCCGGGCGGCAGTTTCAGCGACGTGTCACGGACATCAGAGGCTTTTTCACCGAAAATGGCCCGCAGGAGCTTCTCTTCAGGGGTCATCGGGCTCTCGCCCTTCGGGGTCACCTTGCCGACCAGGATATCGCCCGGATTCACCTCAGCACCCACATAGACGATGCCGGCTTCGTCAAGATTGCGCAGCGCCTCTTCACCGACATTGGGAATGTCGCGCGTGATTTCTTCCTGACCGAGCTTGGTGTCGCGCGCCATCACCTCGAATTCCTCGAGATGAATCGACGTGAACACGTCATCACGCGCGATGCGCTCGGAAATCAGGATGGAATCCTCGAAGTTATAGCCATTCCAGGGCATGAAGGCCACGAGCACGTTGCGGCCCAGCGCCAGCTCACCAAGATCCGTTGACGGACCGTCAGCGATGATATCGCCGGCCGCCACCTGATCACCCACCCGCACCAGAGGCTTCTGGTTGAGACAGGTGGACTGGTTGGAGCGCATGTATTTGCGCAGACGGTAGATATCCACCCCCTGCGTCGCACCCTTCTCATCGGTAGCCCGGATCACGATGCGCGCACCGTCAAGCTGATCAACGATACCGCCCCGCTTGGCGATGATGGTGGCGCCTGAATCATGCGCCACAGCCGCTTCCATCCCCGTGCCGACCAGCGGCGCATCGGCTTTCACCAGCGGCACCGCCTGACGCTGCATGTTGGAGCCCATCAGCGCACGGTTGGCGTCATCGTTTTCCAGGAAGGGAATGAGGGCCGCCGCAACCGAAACCAGCTGCTTGGGCGAGACGTCACACGCCGTCACCTGAGTTGGCGGAACGAGGCGGAAATCCCCCTGCTGGCGCACTGATACCATTTCGTCAGTCAGACGGCCGCCTTCGAGACGGGCATCAGCCTGCGCAACGGTCAGCTTTTCCTCTTCCATGGCGGAAAGATATTTCCAGCCGTCCTGAAGCACGCCGTCCTGCACAAGACGATAAGGTGTTTCGATGAAGCCGTATTTGTTGACCTTGGCATAAGTGGCCAGAGAATTGATCAGACCGATGTTCGGCCCTTCAGGCGTCTCGATCGGGCAGATGCGGCCATAATGCGTGGGGTGGACGTCGCGTACCTCGAAGCCAGCACGCTCACGGGTCAGTCCCCCCGGACCCAGTGCGGAGAGACGGCGCTTGTGCGTCACTTCCGACAGGGGGTTGGTCTGGTCCATGAACTGGCTGAGCTGCGAGGAACCGAAGAACTCACGCACTGCAGCAGCAGCCGGCTTGGCGTTGATGAGATCGTGGGGCATGACGGTGTCGATGTCCACGGAACCCATGCGCTCACGGATGGCGCGTTCCATGCGCAGCAGGCCGATGCGATACTGGTTTTCCATCAGCTCGCCGACAGAACGCACGCGCCGGTTGCCCAGATTGTCGATGTCATCGACCTGGCCGCGGCCGTCCTTGAGGTCACACAGCACCTTGACCGTCCGCAGGATATCTTCCTTGCGCAGCACGCGCAGGGTGTCAGGCGCATCAACGTCCAGACGCATGTTCATCTTCACACGTCCGACTGCCGACAGGTCGTAACGGTCCGGATCGAAGAACAGGCCATGCAGCATAGCCTCAGCCGTCTCACGGGTCGGCGGCTCGCCCGGGCGCATGATGCGATAGATATCGATCAGGGCTTCCTCACGGGACGTGTTCTTGTCAGCCATCAGGGTATTGCGGATCCACGGCCCGTGCGTGCTGTCGACGGCCAGAGTCGGGATCTCTTCAATTCCGGCTTCCTCAAGCTCGGTCAGACGGTCGTCGGTAAGCTCTTCGCCAGCTTCAGCATAGATCTCACCGGTCTGGGGATTCACCAGGTCATGCGCCACGAAACGGCCGATCACATCCAGCCGCCCCACCTGCACAACGCGCGTCTTCTCAGAAATTTTCTTGACAACGCGTGCGGTCAGCTTCGTATCGGCTTCAGCGATCACTTCCCCACTATCGGCATCAACGAGCGGGCTCAGAAGTTTCTGACCCCGGAATGCGTCGGGATCAAACGGACGCGCCCAGCCGTCACCGGCACGGCTGTAGATGACCGTGTCATAGAAATAAGACAGGATTTCATCCTGATCCATGCCAAGGACGTCCAGGCTGTCAACGTCCCCGCCAGCCGCTTCCTTGGCCTCACGGGCCTTGATGGAATTGAGGCCTTCAAGGGCATAGAGCAGGGTGGTGACAGGCAGCTTGCGCTTGCGGTCGATGCGGACATGCAGGACGTCCTTGGCATCGAACTCGAAATCCAGCCAGGAGCCACGATAAGGGATGATTCGGGCAGCATAGAGATACTTGCCCGAAGAATGGGTCTTGCCCTTGTCATGGTCAAAGAACACGCCGGGGCTGCGATGCATCTGCGAAACGATGACGCGCTCGGTGCCATTGATGATGAATGTGCCGTTCTCGGTCATGAGCGGCATGTCACCCATATAAACGGGCTGTTCCTTGAGATCACGGATGGACCGGGTACCCGTATCCTCGTCAATGTCCCAGGTGGTCAGGCGCAGGATCACCTTCAGCGGGGCCGCATAGGTCAGGCCCCGCTGAATGCATTCCTCGACGTCGTATTTCGGCTCTTCAAATTCATAATGCTGGAAGTCCAGCCGTCCCTTGCCCGCAAAATCGTGAATCGGAAACACGGAGCGGAACACTTCCTGCAGTCCCTCCGGCTGGCGGCTGTCAGGATTGACGTTCATCTGCAGGAACGCTTCATAGGAAGCGCGCTGCACATCAATCAAATTAGGCATCGGCGCGACTTCGGGAATGCGCCCGAAGCTTTTGCGGATCCTTTTACGCCCTGTGAACGATTTTGTGATTGCGTTCATCTCATCCTGCCTCTGAACCAGACCTCCGAGGCGCCCGCCCTGGACAACTCCCGCCACCTGTGAATCCTTTTATCGGAAACAGGAAACGGAAAAGCCCTCTGGCGCCAGGCGACTCGAACGACCGGCTTCATTTGTTCAAGCTATAAAAAACATAGATAAGCGCTCCACTTTAAGGATACAACAGAGTGAGAGCAAGAATAATCTTAAGCGCTGCCAACACCAAAAGGGACGAGGGTTTTTGAACCTTCGTCCCTTAAGGAATATCCCCTTGCCTGACAGGCAAGGGGGCAGCATAGCAGACGCTTATTTGACTTCGACGGTCGCGCCGGCTTCTTCAAGAGCCTTCTTGATTTTCTCGGCTTCGTCCTTGGAAACGCCTTCCTTCAGGGTTTTCGGCGCACCTTCGACCAGGTCCTTGGCTTCCTTCAGGCCCAGACCGGTGATGGTGCGGACTTCCTTGATGACGTTGATTTTCTTGTCGCCGGGCTTGGCCAGGATCACGTCGAATTCCGTCTTCTCGGCAGCAGCTTCACCAGCAGGCGCAGCACCGCCAGCGGCGGCCACAGCAACCGGAGCGGCGGCGGAAACGCCCCACTTCTCTTCAAGCAGCTTGGACAGCTCAGCAGCTTCCAGAACGGTAAGGGCGGACAGTTCGTCAACCAGTTTTGCCAGATCGGCCATGGGATTATCCTCTATGATACATGTTGGTGGGCCATCTCCGTGCGGGAGACAACCCGGTTATTATGCGGCTTCTGCTTCGCCGGTTCTGGCATAGGCACCCAGAACACGAGCAAGCTGGCCAGCCGGGGCCTGGGTGATACCGGCAATGCGGGTAGCGGGGGTATTGATCATACCCACCAGCTTCGCACGCAGCTCATCCAGGGACGGCAGCTCTGCAAGGGCCTTGACACCGTTGACGTCGAGCGTCTGGCTGCCAAGCGCACCGCCGAGCAGCGCGAGCTTGTCGTTGTTCTTGGCGAACTCGACCAGCACTTTGGCAACTGCAACCGGCTCATCTGCCCATGCAAGGGCAGTCGGGCCTTTAAGCAGCGACGCAATGCCAGCGAACGGGGTCCCATCCAGAGCCCGGAGGGCCAGCCGGTTTTTCGCGACCTTGTATGAAGCCCCTGCCTCGCGCACCTTGCGGCGCAGATTCGTCACATCCTCAACGGTCAGACCCAGATTCTGGGTCACGATAACCGTGTTGGTCGTGCCGAACACTTTGGCGAGGAAGTCGACAAAGGCACGTTTTTCCGTACGGTCCACAACCTGTCTCCTCGTCAGCCTGATATCTCAGGCCGGGTTACCCATGGGAGGGCTCCGCTAGCCGAAGCTGAAAACGGCACCACTCCCGCTCGCCTGTCCATAGAAGGAAACCGCTTCATGTATCACGCTGCAGACAAGCCCTAGAGCCTCATTGCAGCACACATTCCTTCGGTCTCTTCCCGTCTCACGCCCGCGCCGCTTTGGCCTTAGGGATCCCGTAAGGACCCACGTGCGCTCTTGGACAGGTCGGAAAAGCCATCTGGGTTCCTGCACCGCTGATCCGATAGGGCCGGAAAAGTGCAAGACCCTTGGCCTTTCCTACGACTGCACCTTGCGATGCAGCAATCTCGTGGCTGACGTTCTGGTGAAGAGACGTCAGCCTGTCAAGAGCTCATCCCTCGAGGTTGGAAACGTCCAGGCGAACACCCGGCCCCATGGTGGAGGAAAGAGACCCTTTTTTCATGTAGGTGCCTTTGGCACCGGTCGGGCGCGCCTTCTGGACCGCATCGATCAGCGCTTTGACGTTATCGCGGAGTTGATCGGCGGTGAAGGAAGCCTTGCCCACGCCGGCATGAACGATACCGGACTTCTCGGCACGGTACTCAACCTGACCGGACTTGGCGGCATCGACAGCGCCCTTGACGTCCATCGTGACCGTGCCCAGGCGTGGGTTCGGCATAAGGCCACGCGGCCCAAGGATCTTGCCCAACCGGCCCACGAGACCCATCATGTCCGGGGTGGCGATACAACGGTCAAAATCAATCTGACCGGCCTGCACCTGTTCAGCCAGATCTTCCGCGCCGACGACTTCCGCACCGGCGGCGCGCGCTTCGTCAGCTTTCGGGCCACGGGCGAACACGCCGATACGCACGCTCTTGCCCGTGCCGTGCGGCAGGGCGACGACGCCACGCACCATCTGGTCGGCATGACGCGGGTCGATGCCCAGGGACAGGGCGATCTCGATGGTTTCATCGAATTTCGCCTTCGCATTGTCCTTTACCAGGGCAACGGCTTCGGCCACTTCATACAGCCGCTCATTGTCGACTTTTGCGCGTGCGGCGCTGAGACGCTTGTTCTTAGCCATGATTTCAGCCCTCCACCACGTCGATGCCCATCGACTTCGCGGAGCCGGCCAGCATGCGCACGGCGGCATCGATGTCGTTGGCGTTCATGTCCTTGAACTTCGTTTCCGCAATCTCACGCAGCTGAGGCACAGTCACCTTACCCACGGAAGCGGCCTTGCCGACTGTCTGGCTGCCTTTATTGATTTTGGCGGCCTTGAGCAGGAAATAGGTGTTCGGCGGGGTCTTGGTGATGAAGCTGAACGTGCGATCCGCATAGGCCGTGATGACCACCGGGATGGGCATGCCGGGCTCAAGGCCCTGGGTCTTGGCATTGAATTCTTTACAGAACTGCATGATGTTCAGGCCGCGCTGACCAAGAGCGGGACCAACCGGCGGCGAAGGATTGGCCTTGCCGGCGGGGATCTGCAGTTTGATGTAGCCAACGATTTTCTTGGCCATATCCGGGACTCCCTTGTTTCCAGTTCCCGAACCGCGGTCTGACGGCACAGCTTCTGTAGCCATGCCTCCCGCGTTCGATTCAGGGGCGTTCCCTAAAGGAGATTCCGGGCGCCGTCAACTTCCCTTCTCCCTACAACCTGGCTGGCAGGCCTGACAGTCTAGAAAGTCCTGACCCTGAGATTTTCCGGGCATTTCCAAAACGATCAGGCGGCTGCCAGCCTTTTGCCAGTCTTTCTTGTCAGTCCTTCGCTGAGCCTGGAGCAGGCGCCGTTCTGCTGTCCCCCATAAGGCCGGAACGGGGCTGAGCGCCAGAAGACCCTAAGGCAGGAGCGGTCAGCCAGTTCCCGTCGAGATCAGCGGAAGCCGCGGCAACCGCCCTGGTTTCAGTCGGCACATCCTGCACCGGGCGCGGGTGCTGCAGCCCTGTGTACTGCAGCGGGCCGATCGGATCTATCTGCTTGACTTTCGGCATATCCTGATCGGTCCATCCGCCTCCCATGGCGCGGATCAACTTGACGGTCGCCCGCAATTGGTTGGTTTCAGCACTCACCTCCACCAGCCTTGCCGTCAAAGCATCCTGCTGGGCGACAAGCGCATCAAGGTAATTGGAAAGCCCCCGGTATAAAGCGCCATGGTCATGCTCTGCGTGCGCATGGCCGCTTCCACGGCCTTGTGCTGCTGGTGCTGTTCCTGCCGATAGAGCCGCGTCTGGCTCAGGGCATCCTCAACTTCCTGAAAAGCGCTCAGGACCACCCCCCGGTAGGAATCGACAGTCTCGCGGTACTGCGCCCAGGCGCGCTGCAGCGCCGCACGACGCAGACCGCCGGTGAAAGCGGGCTCCACCGCCTGCACGGCAATACGCCAGAAGGCCCTGGACATGCTGGCCAGGTCAAAGCCGCCATCCTCGAATCCGCCGGCTGCGGTGAAGGTGAAATTCGGGTAGAAAGCTGCCCGCGCCACCCCGACGCCGCGGGTCGCCGCAGCCATTTCGCGCTCCGCCATGGCGATGTCAGGACGGCGCTGAAGCAGGGTGGACGGCAGATAGGGTCGGATCGTCACATCCCTGAAGGGCATCTTCACAGAAGTGAGCGGTTTGATGTGAAAAGCGGCCGGGGCTGTATTCACCAGAACGGAAATCGCATGTTCCATGACCTGGCGTTGAGCGAGGAGCTTGCTCTGCGCTCCTAAGGCGGCATAGAGCTGGTTTTCCGCACGTGACACATCCAGTCCGGCGCCGATGGCGCCCCCCTGACGCAACCGTGTGATCTCCACGGCCGTCCGGAAGTAACGGATGGAATCGGCATAAACGGCCAGCTGCGCATCAAAGCCGCGCAGGGCGATGTAGTCGGAAGCGAGCTCTGCCTGCAGGCTCAGCCGCAGGAGGGCATAATCCGCCGCGCTGGCCTGCGCCAGGTTCTTCTGCATGTGCGACGTATTGCGAATGTAAGACCAGAAATCCGGCTCCCAGCTTGCCGCGCCGCTATAAGCCTCGTTGGATTCATATTCCAGCCCGTGGCTCGTGCGCCGACTGTAGAACAGACGCCCCAACGACCCCTTGTTCTTGCTCAGATGGGCTCCGCCAGCCACCTGCGGGAAGAGCTGGCTTTCGCTCTCGAGCGCCAGATCCCGCGCCTGGGTGAAGGCCTCGGCGGCGGCCTGCAGATCGGGATTGGTAAGGGTCAGCTTCTCTTCCATCCGATTGAGCAGCGGATCCTCATAGACTTCCCACCATTTCCCCCGCGGCACATCAGCAGCCGGCAGGGCATCCACCATCATCCCCTTTCCGCCCCAGCCATTGGGATAGATGAATTTCGGCGTCTGGTACCGGGGCGCCAGATTGCAACCTGTGACCACCAGAAGCAGGGTCAAGGTACTGAACGCGCGCCTGCACACAGGAGCCCTCCTTTCCTTCATGGCCCTCCTCCGCCCTGGGAAGGGGCAGAGGGCAAGGCCTGCGATGGATTGGTCGACGGCGCGGTGCTGTTGTGGGCGTCGTCATGGCCTGGGGCTTTATTATCTCCTGAAGCGACGGCAGAGGCTTTTTCCTTCTCCGCTTCCCTGCGTGCCTCCAGCTGACCCCGCAGTCGGGCAGCGGCCTTGCGGCCCTTGACAGTGGAGGTATCGTCATCTTGCGCCTCACCTTCCTCAGGCGCCATAGCGCCTGCCCTGCGCATATCGCCTGTGGTGGCGTTCGACAGCGGCACAGGCGGCGGCAGGGGCGTATTGTAGCCGCGCGTTTCAGGAACGATCCGGACCTCATCTCCCTCCAGCAGGTCAGCCGTCGGGTTGGCAATCAGCCTGTCACGGGTAGTGACGCCTGTGAGAACCTGGCATGTCAGACCAAAATTGATGCCGACCTGCACGTTCAACAGATGAACGTGGTTGCCCACCACTTTGGCCAGCTGCATTCCCTCTCCCCGGAAGATAAGGGCATTAGTGGGCACGATGAGAATGCTCGGATTGCCCGGTGCCGTGATATGGGCCGTGGCATAGGAATTGGGCCAGAGCAGGTCGTCCTTGTTGTCGAGCATCAGCTCGGTCGTGACCGTTCTGGTGGCAGCATTGAAAGCATTGGCCGTGGCCAGAAAACGGGCCTTGAAAATCCGCCCGGGATATTGCGGCACGCTGAGCTCAGCGGTGATCTTGGGCGAAATCACGCTGGCATAGTCCTGCGGCACTGAAACGAACACACGCATCTTGCGCACATCGGCCACCGAAAACAGTTCTCCT is a genomic window containing:
- the rplK gene encoding 50S ribosomal protein L11 produces the protein MAKKIVGYIKLQIPAGKANPSPPVGPALGQRGLNIMQFCKEFNAKTQGLEPGMPIPVVITAYADRTFSFITKTPPNTYFLLKAAKINKGSQTVGKAASVGKVTVPQLREIAETKFKDMNANDIDAAVRMLAGSAKSMGIDVVEG